Below is a genomic region from Hyphomicrobium nitrativorans NL23.
GGCGTCATCGCAGGCCGGCGAGATGAGCGCCGCCATTCCACCTGCCATTTCCGAACTGGAACGGCGCCTCGTGTTGACGAGCCTGATCCGGCGCTGGACGGAGACGTTAGCTGCGCAAGACGGCGAAGGTGGCCTCGCGGTCGATGTCATCGCCAGCACCTCTGCCCAGGCCGCGGTGCTGGCGCACGAACTGGCACAGCTCATGGACATGGTGGAGACCGAGGGCGTGAACCTCGACCGTCTTGCCGAACTCGTGCCCGAAACCTTCTCGGAGCACTGGCAACGGACGCTTCGTTTTCTGGAAGTAATTACGCAGGCGTGGCCCGGTTATCTCGCGGGGACGGGATTGATGTCGGCTGCCGCACGTCGCAACGCCGTGATCCGCGCCGAGGCGGAACGGCTGCGAACCGCGCCACCCACAGCGCCTGTTATCGTGGCGGGCGTCACCGGATCTATCCCGGCGACCGTCGAACTGATGCGCGCGGTGGCGGACCTTCCGAACGGCGCGATCGTGCTGCCGGCGCTCGATACGGCGCTCGACGATCCGAGCTTTGCGCGCATCGCGCCCGAGCATCCCGAGCATCCGCAGTTCGGCCTCAAGAAGCTGCTCGACGCGCTTGGACACGACCGGCGCGACGTGGCGCATCTCGGAGACGTGTCGAGCGGTGGATCGCGGACGCGGCTGATCTCGGAGGCGATGCGCCCCGCCGGGACAACGGCGCTGTGGGAAGCCTTCGCCGCCGAAGCGCGCCGCGATCCCGCCACGGCGCTGCCGCACGGTCTCAGCCTCGTCGAAGCGCCGACGGCGCAGGACGAAGCGGAGGCGGTTGCGCTGATCCTGCGCGAAGCGGCGGAAACGCCCGGCCGTACGGCGGCTCTCGTCTCGCCCGACCGCCTGCTTGCGCGGCGGGTTGCGGTGCGGCTCGAAGCCTGGGGCATCACGGTCGACGATTCCGCCGGGCGCCCGCTCCGCAAGACGCCGCCTGGTGCGTTGCTCGATCTCGTGATCGATGCGGTGGAGACACGTTTCGCGCCTGCTGCCGTTGTCTCGCTTTTGAAGCATCCACTCGCGCGGCTCGGTCTCGACCCGTTCGCGGTGCGCCGCGCGGCGCGTGCGCTCGAACTCGCGGCGTTCCGGACGCCCTATCTGGGAGACGGGATCGCAGGTCTCGAAGCGGCGTTCGAACGGGCATCCGACAATCGGGCTCAAGGCGTGCGTCAGCATCCTGCCGTCGACCGGCTGTGGGACGAAGACTGGCAAGGCGCACACGATCTGATCCGGCGTCTCTCCCTCGCTTTCACGCCGCTCACCGAGATTTACGCGCGCGACGGCGACGCGACGCTCCGCGATCTCGCGGATGCGCATTGCAAGGTTGCGGAGGCCGTGACGACGCTTCCGGTGGAAGACGGCATGGACACCGCCTCGGAATGTCCGCTCTGGCGGGACGAAGCCGGCGCGACGGCCGCGCGCTTCTTTGCGAGCCTGCTGGACGACGGGCTGCCTCCGCTCGATCTCCCCGCCGCCGACTACGCCGATCTCTATCGCAGTCTCGCGGCCGCCGAGACGGTGCGTCCGCGCGGCCCTGTGCATCCCAGGCTGTTCATTTGGGGGCCATTCGAAGCGCGTTTGCAGCAAACGGACGTGGTCGTGCTCGGCTCGCTCAACGAGGGCACGTGGCCACAAGCCGCCGATCCCGGGCCGTGGCTCAACCGGCCGATGCGAGAAGCGCTCGGATTACCCTCGCCGGAGGAAAAGAACGGGCAAGCCGCGCACGATTTCGCCACGCTGCTTGCCGCACCCGAGGTCGTGCTGACGCGCGCTGCGAAGAAGGATGGCGTGCCGACCGTGC
It encodes:
- the addB gene encoding double-strand break repair protein AddB: MTKPEGANIYTVEAGRPFLDCLAAAILDGTLPRAGGSAPSVLDLPSITLYLPTRRATRALQDAFRRAAGGRALLLPKVVPVSEGEEDLSLITAAASSQAGEMSAAIPPAISELERRLVLTSLIRRWTETLAAQDGEGGLAVDVIASTSAQAAVLAHELAQLMDMVETEGVNLDRLAELVPETFSEHWQRTLRFLEVITQAWPGYLAGTGLMSAAARRNAVIRAEAERLRTAPPTAPVIVAGVTGSIPATVELMRAVADLPNGAIVLPALDTALDDPSFARIAPEHPEHPQFGLKKLLDALGHDRRDVAHLGDVSSGGSRTRLISEAMRPAGTTALWEAFAAEARRDPATALPHGLSLVEAPTAQDEAEAVALILREAAETPGRTAALVSPDRLLARRVAVRLEAWGITVDDSAGRPLRKTPPGALLDLVIDAVETRFAPAAVVSLLKHPLARLGLDPFAVRRAARALELAAFRTPYLGDGIAGLEAAFERASDNRAQGVRQHPAVDRLWDEDWQGAHDLIRRLSLAFTPLTEIYARDGDATLRDLADAHCKVAEAVTTLPVEDGMDTASECPLWRDEAGATAARFFASLLDDGLPPLDLPAADYADLYRSLAAAETVRPRGPVHPRLFIWGPFEARLQQTDVVVLGSLNEGTWPQAADPGPWLNRPMREALGLPSPEEKNGQAAHDFATLLAAPEVVLTRAAKKDGVPTVPSRWLLRLKALLDGMGAQHALTPKLPWLHWARERDRAKPEPRLAVPEPRPAVASRPRKLSVSRIETWIANPYAIFAREILGLQPLSPLGEQPGPALRGSIIHHALSEFAKAYPAALPENAEAELVRFARATLDAYAAHPRIAAFWVPRFARFAAWFAKTEAARREGVQQVTAEVAGELIFDAPGGPFKLTARADRIDIAAHGLVISDYKTGAPPTDRKVLAGASPQLPLEAAIALDTGPGFEKIAHLPVTALRYIRASGGEPPGEERDIKADDVAALAAQALDGLKRHVARFDDPATPYRPLRRSGFNYDYDDYAHLARVAEWSSGATMQEEA